One genomic window of Channa argus isolate prfri chromosome 5, Channa argus male v1.0, whole genome shotgun sequence includes the following:
- the tfeb gene encoding transcription factor EB isoform X3 yields MASRIGLRMQLMRDQLQQEEQRERQQQQQQNAALQYMKHHMAGSPAPTPAISTPQHYQSMQVPMEVLKVQTHLENPTDYHIRQSRRQQVKEYLSTTCATKQTVQAVAGVIPPSPPPNMGLTGGSAPAPQPLHSPHLRTEQLMTGNSAPNSPMAMLNIGSSHEKEMDEVIDNIIDMQSNYDDMQTYIDSVQMPNTLPLSSSHLDVYTGPGMKGPGIAMTSNSCPANLTIKRELSDAEVRALAKERQKKDNHNLIERRRRFNINDRIKELGTMIPKTNDLDVRWNKGTILRASVEYIKRMQKDVQRTREVETNFKRMEMANKQLMLRIQELEMQARLHGLPSTSPSGLNPTEMMASYVKQEMSPEENLSLPQVQAHHHPQHLPQNQAQHQFLPQNHLHTQGQAQPQPRQLPPLHHHMQPQPPIQFPAVGSSQPFDYAQSLDLCNGIPSFSDGMSGLGDLGELDVQGKRGELSFLMMDEPFSPMGRDPLLSAMSPEASVDSSRRSSFSIEDGDIQ; encoded by the exons CTGATGCGAGACCAGCTGCAGCAAGAGGAGCAGCGTGAGcggcagcagcaacagcagcagaatgCAGCCCTGCAGTATATGAAGCATCACATGGCTGGATCACCTGCACCCACCCCAGCCATTAGCACTCCACAGCATTACCAAAGCATGCAGGTCCCTATGGAGGTTCTTAAG GTACAGACTCACCTCGAGAACCCTACAGACTACCACATCCGTCAGTCTCGGAGGCAGCAGGTGAAAGAATACCTGTCCACCACCTGTGCTACAAAGCAG ACAGTTCAGGCAGTAGCAGGGGTGATTCCACCATCCCCTCCTCCAAACATGGGACTCACAGGGGGTTCAGCGCCAGCACCCCAACCCCTCCACTCCCCGCACTTGCGCACTGAACAGCTCATGACAGGAAACAGTGCCCCCAATAGCCCCATGGCCATGCTCAATATTGGTTCCAGCCACGAGAAGGAG atggATGAGGTCATTGATAACATTATTGACATGCAATCCAATTATGATGATATGCAGACATACATTGACTCTGTCCAGATGCCAAACACT CTTCCACTGTCAAGTAGTCACTTGGATGTGTATACAGGTCCTGGGATGAAAGGGCCAGGCATTGCAATGACCAGTAACTCCTGTCCTGCCAATCTGACCATCAAACGAGAACTGTCAG ACGCAGAAGTCCGTGCGCTGGCCaaggagagacagaagaaagaCAACCACAATCTAA TTGAACGAAGGAGGAGATTTAACATCAATGACCGTATCAAAGAGCTGGGCACCATGATACCAAAAACCAATGATCT TGATGTGCGCTGGAACAAAGGCACCATATTGCGTGCATCTGTTGAGTACATCAAACGCATGCAGAAGGATGTACAGAGAACCAGAGAGGTGGAAACCAATTTCAAACGGATGGAGATGGCTAACAAACAGCTGATGCTACGCATTCAG GAGTTAGAGATGCAGGCACGTCTACATGGCCTGCCCAGCACATCTCCCTCAGGCCTGAACCCAACTGAAATGATGGCTTCATATGTAAAACAAGAGATGAGCCCAGAGGAGAACCTTTCTCTCCCCCAGGTACAAGCCCACCACCATCCCCAGCACCTACCCCAGAACCAGGCTCAACACCAATTTCTCCCACAAAACCACCTCCACACCCAGGGCCAGGCTCAGCCTCAACCCAGGCAACTGccaccactccaccaccacatGCAGCCTCAGCCGCCCATTCAGTTCCCAGCTGTTGGCAGCTCCCAGCCCTTTGACTATGCCCAGTCACTGGACTTGTGCAATGGGATACCCAGCTTCTCAGACGGCATGTCGGGGCTGGGCGACCTGGGTGAACTGGACGTGCAGGGGAAGAGAGGCGAGCTGAGCTTCCTGATGATGGACGAGCCCTTTTCCCCTATGGGCAGAGATCCCCTGCTCTCTGCAATGTCCCCTGAAGCCTCGGTCGACTCCAGCCGCAGATCCAGCTTTAGCATAGAGGATGGAGACATACAGtag